The Babylonia areolata isolate BAREFJ2019XMU chromosome 22, ASM4173473v1, whole genome shotgun sequence genome contains a region encoding:
- the LOC143297519 gene encoding forkhead box protein B2-like, which translates to MDPARFSGTSTLSQQNRRFADVKPPYSYIALITMAIENSASGMMTLNDIYQFIMERFPYFKDNQQRWQNSIRHNLSLNDCFVKVPRAPGRPGKGNYWALHPQCGDMFGNGSFLRRAKRFKLEKQRSNDPAYMHHVSPYGPFTLYGSPGYKPYPSFSSIPPSLGGFTQGLYPPSPQSLGQPKLNDTSGWSPSTPTGYNPASYYNPSHVNNSLSGSPLTTSPYPLTSMNMSMPSTSPSTPLSSYGSSLAPYGLQQPPYPSSQYGGHPHMRLHTI; encoded by the exons ATGGACCCCGCCAGGTTCTCCGGAACGTCCACCCTGTCCCAGCAGAACAGGCGGTTCGCCGACGTCAAGCCGCCGTACTCCTACATCGCCCTCATCACCATGGCGATCGAGAACTCGGCCTCGGGCATGATGACGCTGAACGACATCTACCAGTTCATCATGGAGCGCTTCCCGTACTTCAAGGACAACCAGCAGCGATGGCAGAACTCCATCCGCCACAACCTGTCGCTCAACGACTGCTTCGTCAAGGTGCCGCGGGCCCCGGGCCGGCCCGGCAAGGGCAACTACTGGGCACTACACCCCCAGTGCGGGGACATGTTCGGCAACGGCAGCTTTCTGAGGAGGGCCAAGCGCTTCAAGCTGGAGAAGCAGAGGAGCAACGACCCGGCCTACATGCACCACGTCAGCCCTTACGGCCCCTTCACCCTGTACGGCTCCCCGGGCTACAAACCCTACCCGTCCTTCTCCTCAATCCCTCCCTCCTTGGGGGGCTTCACCCAGGGACTT taccccccctccccgcagtcCCTGGGGCAGCCCAAGCTGAACGACACGTCGGGCTggtccccctcaacccccaccggCTACAACCCCGCGTCCTACTACAACCCGTCTCACGTGAACAATTCTCTGAGCGGGTCGCCCCTGACCACCAGCCCTTACCCTCTGACCTCCATGAACATGTCCATGCCCAGCACCTCCCCCAGCACCCCGCTGAGCTCGTATGGGTCTTCCCTGGCCCCCTACGGCCTGCAGCAGCCGCCCTACCCGTCCTCCCAGTACGGTGGTCACCCACACATGAGACTTCACACCATATGA